The genomic stretch AAATGAATGATTTTGGCAGTCATGACCATAATGCACTTCCTTTCATTATTGCATCGAAAAAGACGATTCCGTTAAGGGCGGCTCCCACACTCTAGCCTGGGCGACCCCCATACTCTAGCCTGACATCATGTGAAGGGGTTCAATGGAATTCGAacccaggctcattgcagcaagatctgcccctccgctGCCAACTGCGCTGCCCTTGCGGTTTAGCCGAgattggaaaagttagtagaatatgagacccacttttttatattggttttataacaaaatgtgagtatattggttttataacaaaatgtgagtgagtgagttaatagaatatgagacctacttatcatttatggtaaaaatgaaatgtgactcttatcgTGGGACAGTACAAAATGATAAagtatgactcttattgtgggacggaggaagtaactAAATACCTTAATTCTtacttaaaatgaaaatagtgtAAGTAATTCGAGATGAACCGAAATAGCAAAGCGCGAGTAATATGGAACAGAGAGCGCATATGAATCTAAAAATTAAAGAATGGACTGTATTAAGTGATGTCTTATTACTCTCTGGTACAAACGACGATAAGATATTATCAATAAGTTTAACCAAAAACAATTAGTCACTTAAATTAGAGACTGATCTAATTCTTTATTCAAATGTGTACTTTCTATTACAAATGACAATAAGATATTCTCAATAAGTTTAACCAAAACAATTACTCCGTCACTAAAATTACCGACATTGTAATTACGTCTAATTCGTTCTTCAAATATGTACTCTCTGATACGAATGACAGTAAGACATTCTTAATAAGTTTAACCAAAAACAATTAGTCACTAAAATTATAGACAGTGAACTAACGTCGAATTCGTTcttcaaataatcaaatttctaatattaatattagtagTCCTATACCACTAGAAAATGTAATCTCAGAAACCTATCAACAGCCGCCACGTCAAACCTACCGCTGCTCGAGTACACCCACACGCACCTCAGTAAAGCACCGCCACACCATCCCGGCCCTGCATCCGCGGCGGCGCTTTCTAGCCTCCTCTGCCACCACCACCCACAATTCACATACAAACCTAACCACAAATGGCGGTCACGATTCACTCGCCCACACTCAGCTCCCATGTCCCACCAATGACCCTCTCCAAACTTCGCCCCCTTCGCCACCTCTctcaccacctccgccgccgcagcCTCGCCGTATCCGCCGCCGCTGTCCGCCAGGACACGACTCTCTGGACCCCGACGCCGCTGCTGAAAATATCTCCCGCCGCCGAATCACTCTTCAGCATCACCATCGACGTCTCGGAATCCCCCGAGCTCGCCGCCTCTTACACGAAGGCGGGCCAGTATTTACAGCTCCGCCTCCCGGAGCCCGAATCCAAGCCATCGTTCCTAGCAATTGCATCACCGCCAACGGCCGCCGCGTCTGACGGCGTGTTTGAGTTTTTGGTGAAATCAGTCGCTGGATCAACGGCGGAGCTCCTCTGCGGGCTACAGAAAGGTGATCTCGTGGAGCTGAGTCCGGCCATGGGCAAAGGATTCGATGTCGACCAAATCTCTCCGCCTGAATCTTACCAGACTGTGCTAATTTTCGCCACCGGATCGGGAATTAGGTATaactaaatatacaaattaGATTAACATTTCACACTATCATTTAAGGTGATAAGCTAGGGATTAAGATTAAACAAATTTAGTCGCTTAAACAGTTAAACTTAAACTCTTCTTCGTTCGTGTTTAATTAAGTAGTATGAACTTAACACACAATCGTAATCTACCCTACGTCAATCTGCAGTAGAAACTATAATGCTAACTTGTACGCTGCTCCACATTTAGGAACTAGAAATATGAACTTTTTGCAGACTTGTTCAGTTTATTGTCTTCATACTTGAGGTCGTATATTGAATGGAGTTTTCAATTGTTTATGATAATGTATCATATGG from Salvia splendens isolate huo1 chromosome 15, SspV2, whole genome shotgun sequence encodes the following:
- the LOC121769128 gene encoding fruit protein pKIWI502 yields the protein MAVTIHSPTLSSHVPPMTLSKLRPLRHLSHHLRRRSLAVSAAAVRQDTTLWTPTPLLKISPAAESLFSITIDVSESPELAASYTKAGQYLQLRLPEPESKPSFLAIASPPTAAASDGVFEFLVKSVAGSTAELLCGLQKGDLVELSPAMGKGFDVDQISPPESYQTVLIFATGSGISPIRSLIEAGFGAEKRYDVRLYYGARDLNKMAYQERFKAWESSGVNIVPVLSQPGDSWTGEKGYVQDALVRNKNITNPQSTGVVLCGQKQMAEEVTSIVVGDGVSSEKILKNF